The Rhipicephalus sanguineus isolate Rsan-2018 chromosome 7, BIME_Rsan_1.4, whole genome shotgun sequence genome includes a window with the following:
- the LOC119398649 gene encoding uncharacterized protein LOC119398649 translates to MPLYPSFHRTIRHANQTDISLKWRCPGRRATVVYRRGRALYLNATRLSEYYGAGLAAHALKNISDGLLARRRGGLMNVLVLGIDSTSRMNFNRHMKRTRRLLLGKLNAFELFGYNKVGDSSFSNQIPLLMGKSADEVKRIVRNDNLDDLLLLWNHYSVRGYATLFLEEMPFYSLFTYPNYRGFRKPPTDYYPVPVLHAMEENGGIDVYCAGSRLKTQVFLEYLKDVMDLNADHGIPMFSYVWLSDVLHSNEHGLLALDDPVHELLRDMQKRRALEDTALVLLSDYGARFGSNRATVIDRLEDNAPIGYVVLPRRFLRGHPKAAVNLERSS, encoded by the exons ATGCCTCTCTACCCATCGTTCCACCGAACTATTCGTCATGCCAACCAGACAGACATCAGCCTGAAGTGGCGCTGTCCAGGTCGCAGAGCCACGGTCGTCTATCGCCGTGGCCGCGCCCTCTACTTGAACGCGACCCGACTTTCGGAGTACTATGGCGCGGGCTTGGCAGCACACGCG TTGAAAAACATTAGTGATGGACTGCTCGCAAGGCGCAGAGGGGGCCTGATGAATGTGCTCGTCCTGGGCATAGACTCGACGTCACGAATGAACTTCAATCGCCACATGAAGCGGACGCGGCGGCTACTTTTAGGAAAGCTGAATGCATTCGAGCTTTTTGGCTACAACAAG GTAGGCGACAGCTCCTTCAGCAACCAGATACCGCTGCTGATGGGAAAGTCTGCGGACGAGGTCAAACGAATAGTTCGCAACGACAATTTAGACGACTTGTTGCTCCTGTGGAACCACTACTCGGTACGTGGGTATGCCACCCTTTTCCTGGAAGAAATGCCTTTCTACAGTCTATTCACATATCCGAACTACCGGGGTTTCCGTAAGCCGCCAACCGATTATTACCCTGTGCCCGTCCTGCATGCCATGGAAGAAAACGGAGGCATCGACGTCTACTGCGCCGGCTCGCGCTTGAAGACACAG GTATTCTTAGAGTACCTTAAAGACGTGATGGATTTGAACGCTGATCACGGCATCCCGATGTTCTCGTACGTCTGGCTGTCGGACGTTCTGCATAGCAACGAGCACGGTTTGTTGGCGCTAGATGATCCAGTACACGAGCTACTGCGAGACATGCAAAAACGACGTGCCCTCGAAGACACTGCGCTTGTCCTGCTGAGTGACTACGGCGCGAGGTTTGGCAGCAACCGTGCCACGGTCATTGACAGGCTCGAGGACAACGCACCGATCGGATACGTCGTGCTCCCGCGCAGATTTCTACGCGGCCATCCTAAAGCCGCTGTCAATTTAGAG